In Cryptomeria japonica chromosome 1, Sugi_1.0, whole genome shotgun sequence, the sequence cgatttattatttattttacattttaataGTTACTTCATAAATAATGTCAAATTAAATGTAGAGAATTAATCTAGTTAATAATACTAAAATCAAagaaacatagaaagaaatgcaaaacaagaaacaaactaaaaagaaaaaatgtttttggttgatgcaagtttTCCATGAAGCAAAGATGCTCCTACGTCACTCAACCTATTATGTTTTCTTCCATTCCTCCTTCTTTAAACGAAGAGAAGAAGTTTATGTCTTGTTAGGATTGTTTTATATTTttcttgggtttttttttttttttaaagccacATCCAAAGCAGTATTATATTAATGTAAAAGGTTTTACTAAATTTTTGTATATGTAGATCAAATTTCCTATCTAAAATAGAAAGCCCTATATGGCATTACAATAGAGCTACTATCCACCTAATATCAGGCTCATATGCCCGCCGAAAACTACTAAGCATgagaactcataaaaaattcatgctATAAATAATCCATATTCAAAATAACGTTAATCCTTATCTAGGGCGGATTCACTAGGAGCTTGTCCTCGTTTTCTACCTTTTCCTTTATCTTCGACAAGCTCTGATCAACAAAGAATAGTACTCATGAGGAGGGAGAGGTTACTTGGCCTCTTTCTGCAGCTCGCTAGGGCCTCCTTGGTCACGCCTCTTCTTCTTTTGTCTTTGTGGAATTTCcacctcctcttcttcttttgccTCAGGGGTCAACAACACATACCCTTCAACAAGAATATAGTCCTTCACCATTAACCACCCAAGGTTGCCTTTTGGCCAAGCCACATTTGCAGGAATTTAATATTTCTAGCAATATAAGGCTTCCTCTCCTCAAAAACTGCTTTATCCTTGACAATCCGTTTTTTGGCACCTGCTCTCTCTTAGCTCCAGAATCTCTCGGACTAACCCTCACAAGATAATCTTCTGAGTATGTGGCCATCATCTTCGCTAACCCATGTAGAATTTGTTTCTTTTTTTATCTTGTTGAGGATGTAAAATGTGTTGTTAGTACTATAAGCATATGCAATCAGATTGAAATCCTTTCTAATTACACATCATTTTTTATAGAATGAACCATTGTATGTATTGGCAGACATCTTACTGACACTTAGTAAATTATTTTTTAGTGCTTCAACATACAAAATTTTTTCTACCCTTGTCTTTGCATTGTCAAAATTGATAGTGCCTTTTCAAAATTTGGTTGTAGTTTTTATTTGTTTGAAATCTCatatttccttcatcaatttccttTAGGgagagaaattttttatttcctcctGCCATGTGCTTTGAGTAACCATTGTCAATGTACTATGCATTCTTATATTTTTGTGTATTAAATGTAGTCTTGAGAAGAAAATATTTTTCTGCTCTTTGTTGTACTTTCATCTTCAACTCCTTAGGTTCTTTCATTTGATTTGTAACAATGTTCGCTTTATTATATTGTTTTGAAAGAGGAACTCtcctatttttttttgttaagaGGGCTTCACAAGGTTACTTCTTTAGAATATTTTTGTGTCTAAAATTGGTTCATTTGTACCATATCACATTGGAATCAACCAAATGTGCAAAAGGATTTTTTCTTGTAAAAGTATTTCTTCTTATATTAATTTTACAATGTATAGCCTTATGACAAAAATGATTACAAGAAAAAGACTAGCCAAAAAATGAGTAATTGAACTTTGTTGTGCATAACTATTTTGTAGGGGTGGATCTTTTAAATCTTCTCTTCTTGTTGACTTTGATAAAGTTGTTATCCTTTTTCTTATCCTCAATCTTTGTAGATGCTTCAACACTTGACTTAGCTTTCTTTGCATTGTCCTTCTTTGTAGGTTTAGTGGTTTTTAACTTCTAGTCTTCTTAATAACAAATCCTTATCTTGATGAAAGGAGACCTTTTGTTGCTTAATATCTCTTCGAGCACTCTGGTGCTTTTCATAAacttcaatctcttttccaaactACCATTTTTTTCTCTTGAATAATTTTCTTAAAGATGCTATCTCAGATACAAGATGTTGAAAATCCTTTTCTTTTCTCTATAACTTTGTTATCAAcacattttcaaatttcttcttgtGCATCTAATTTTCTTTCCTTAATGATTTTAGATCATCTATGGAGAATATAAGTTAACCTACCATATCTACTTCACCTTCTTCTTCTACATCAGGATCAGGAGTTTAATTATTGTTCTCTTTATGTTTGTTTTAAATCATAGTCATGAATAGGATTTCTTCTTTCTGATTTTTAGAGGTGCACTGAGTATAATCCTCATTTGCAAAGGAACAACTATCTTGCTTGGAACACAAACTTCTCTGAGGGTTTACCTTTTTATATTTAGATCCTCACCTAGGCTGATTACAAATTTCATTACAAGGGGGATATCTGAAAGCATAGTGATCTAATTTACAAcatttgaaacatttaaagggaaaATTACCTTTATACTTTCTATGTACCCTTTCTCTAATCTTATCACAAAGTTAGGTTCTTCACAATCAAGAACATATTCTTTATCTTTAGTACTCTTGAAAGAAACTTCCTTATTTGAAATACtagtacaacatttctcatttcacAAGAAGTAATATAGCCAAAAAAATTCATCCATAGTAAACTTATATGcatctctagtttcttcaatagtAGAAACTTTAGGATCATACCTTGAGGGAAGATATCTAAAGTCTTTCTTGACACACAATATCCTTGACTTCTTCACCTAGTCGTCTAATAGGATTGATAAGTTCACCTACCCAAAGCAAATACTTAgcaatattttctttttctttaatcCTCAAGCTCTCAAACTTGTCTCTATAAGTTTTCAGCTTCACTTACTTTATTTTGTCATCAGCTTTATGGATACTATGAAGTTTGTCCCAAATCTCTTTAGTAGATTTGTTGTCCATCACTTCCACAAATTTAGAATTCGACAATTCACATAAAATTGCATTCCTTggtttagcattgttctcatatgaTTTATTGATAGCTTGATAAGTTGGAGTAGTAGGAGTGGTGCATCCATCCATAAGAAATTGCATAGTCTGTTCCATTGAATTGTGGTGTCTTGTTAGAGATGAAATTTCCtaacttgtgatgatttccaaagaAATATCTCCCTTTAGCTATTAGGTTTCATCAAGAAACTTAGCTATGGTAATAACTTAAGGAACACTTCAATATACTGAGAGGGGTGTGAATTAATATATCGGCAAAATTAACTTTAATAATTTTAAAGCCAATTACAACTATTTAAAAGAATTAATATCGTAATTATACCACATGAAAATAAAGTACCAAATATAATGTGCAAAACCtagaaggtaaaaaccatggtgagcaagaTCCCCAAATCTAGTTTCACAAAGAAAAAAGACTGCAATCAATTATGAAGGCACTAACCTTTAAGACACAACAATCCCCTCACCAATACATTAATTTGAGCATCAACCTAAGAGGACTACGATTCCCTTCACTAAATCAATACTATATTAGATTAGTACCAGCCCTATAGAATTCAAAAAGAAACAACCTTATACAAATTAGGAGACAATGATCTCACAGCTAGAAATTAGACATATCTCTATATAAGACAATTAAAGATTGTCTGAATGGACTTGGTAATTctattttttcattgattttttcttATCCATACACATTTTTCTGCGACAAAATATGGAACATGATCTGCACAAAGTATCTCTTTTTGTCACTAGTAAACTCTCTATTATGCCTACAACATCTCTCACTCTCTTCATTCATAGAGGAATGATCTCTTCCATTtattgatccgaattatggattcagatgacaacacctaagtgagaacctacactgttgtggatgaacaagataatacagaattgaagcaagccaaaaagtattgtattcaattaaaaaatccaacatatagtagtccaagggattccaagggtcaccaacaactccttgagaatcgaaaAACCAATAGTCATATTagatttatttacataataaaatctaaaactatgtaatttttcaaaaaactatataaaatttgtcctaagtttaactaggcataactttctgcacaggactcgaaattacgagccgCTTAACTCGTTgtaaaggtctccaagagttgtaggcgAAATCTTGAAAGAACATGCCAAGGGGTAAAAATTCCCTGAAGCCCTTCAAAAATGtcatttactaacatatagaaaaactaagaaaatatataataatattttcaaattttcttctgatcatttaTATATACCTATGTGCATTTGACAGCATTTATATGTTGGCGAGGAAATTCCTAAATCAACAATTTTTTTTCATCATGTCTGCCTGTAGTACGTTTTCTTCCACTGCTTCACAGTCCTTCCCAAAATACACAGATTCAAATTGAGAATCTATTCATTCACCTAGTTTAAATCTCAACTGTAGATTCAACATTTCACAAGACGATGGACGAACAAGGTGCAATATCTCCAAAGCATTGAATAGTCTTACATCCAGGCCCTCGACAAACATGTGGTGTGATCGCTCAACATCATAACAAGATGACCTCCTCTCACTAACAATCTTCTGAAAGTGCACTGGCCATTGGTCCACTATCCAAGGTCAAACATGTTTACTTCTCGCTATTCTGCAGCCAAGAAGACGAGGCCCACAAAATCTTTGTTAATGCGCAGGAGCTATCCAATCACCTGTCACCTAGCAAACGTGTCCTCATTTCACAATATTGCAACAAAGGGAAGAGGACCACACAACTATCTTACCATCATGCGATCATTGTCAAATCTTCACAAATATCATCATGATTGTTAATCAGATCCAAAGCCTTCAATTTAGAAAGTATTGAACTGTTATCCATTTGGTTAAGTCACTAAATGCTAAGCAAAGGGGCCAGTAACACAAAAACCACAATGGCTTAAGTGATAAGAGTAGTTAAATGAAAATTGCACATGCTTAAAAATAAAACTTAGGGTTTAATGAGTGTGGTCATGTCGAAACCCTAATTAGACTAGAGAGCATAGTAAATTAGATTCAGGGACAAAATAGTTACACCAGTTGATCTGCGCACAACATGAATTCTGTAGTTTCATGCCCACAAACTCCATGCCATTTTCTTACATTTGGGATCTATAAGCAACGTTTTGCAATGGTCAAAGTAGACAATGACAACATTACAACTTTGTGCATGATGAAGATTCCTTCAGTTCTGCATCCTGACATCAATGACAgattgtgacatcaatgacaatgcttaTGGCCAATAGTTCTCAAACAGTCACAAGTAGGTGTTAAGCTTTATATCAAATAAAATATGTGATTAGACAAATGTGTAGATGGAATCCATCAAAACATTGAATATGATATTGATGGGTCCATAGATCTCAGTAGTATATACCTTGACGTATCATTTGCGTAAAGTACCGTATGATCAGTTGATTATTCTTTTCAAGCTTTGAAAACATGGTGCAAACATGGGATCGCGAATCTAAAGGTTTATCAATTACTTTATGGAAGCTAGTAATTATCGAGAATCAATTTATATTTGTTTGGCAGTTAGAATTTTTTAAGATTTGAATATGACTCAAGAAATCAATATGAGAATACATTTCCAATCACGAATGAGATAATTGTAATGATTCATTAATAATTAGAATGCAATTAATAACATGCAAATATTTTAGCCATATAAGATTGTTCATACACCATCAAATACTCTTACATCAagatggattatatatatatatactcttacatcgaaataaataataaatatttacatatatactAAACAAGTgtaacaaataataaatatataagaataaaaaataaataaaataataaaattatgtaTAAACACACACAAAATTacaatgatatatatttttttttgttaaggtATTCCGAAATTAAATGATGATTAGATTAGGCATGGGACTGAGAATCTCATTATGAAAGTATCCTATCCTTTCGTCAAACCGGACGAAAATTAAAATGGTCTCGAAGCATTGATTCTTTAAAAAATTCATAGTTTAAAAAGAACGATATAATTCCAAAAGTTAACTTTAATTATTCTTCTGCATTCTCAGATGATAATGCCTCATCGGCGCTATCTAAATTTGATATTACGAACCGTCAACAGAATTCATATACTTATTTATTGATTTGTCTTGAGCGAAAGAAATGCTAACAAGAGACGTTGGGACCGGTGCTGACATTGAGCATTTTACAGAATTCCTCGTAATGACGAACCCGATTCTGCACCGCCGATGGTCGTCCTCCGTTGCATTCTCCGCCATTTATGGCCATTATTGTGCCGCCAAATCCTTTTCCGTCGCCGGTTGAAGTCATGGCGTCGTGACAGTTGCTGCCGCTCATCCAAAACCACAGCGAAGTCTTGAACGCAACGTCTAACTTTTGGGCAACCAAATCTGGCCTAGTCAGCAGTGGAAGTCCAAAATATTTTCCCGCCGCTCCGTAGTTGTAATTCCTGCAAGTAGATTCATGCACGATCTGTATTCGCGAGATAACAATCGACAACAAATTTAATTGAGAAATAAAATTACCAGCTTAGCTGAAGAGGCCCTCGTCCATAGTATTGCTTTCCACTTGAACATGGATATTCTGTGGAAGGCTCGCAATAGGTGTCTTTTTCGATTTCTTCCACATAGCACAGATCTGCAAATAGAACAGAACACACTAAGAATTCCCAAATAATCATAGAGTCATTAATGCATATACAAGCAAAAGGAAAAATAGCTTTTATACCTATAGTCTCATGGGCGACGTTGGCAAAGAAAGCAGCGAGCTCTCTCTTTCGAACATCAAGACTTCCGGTGGTGCCAAAATCGGCGAAATCGCTAGCTTTTGCTGCGCTGATAAAGCCACCGTAAGTGTAGAAATTCTTTCCCACACAAGAAGCAGAAATTCCTGATTTAATCCGGTTAAAGAAATCCTGGGTGATAATGGATTCAATGGATCCACAGGGAGAAGGGGCAGAAGGCGAAGGCATAGGTTTTGCAGTTGTTCCGCAATAGCCAATTTTCATTTCTCCGAGGAATATCAGCGTGGCCATCAATAACAGTAAAATCCTTGAACATGTCGCCATGGCTGAATTAATATTCTTGGTTTCATTTGCAAATTATTGCACGGTATTTATAGGTCTAGAGGAAGCTTTGCATTATTTGTGAATTCGCTAAAGATGTTGTGCACACGTCAATTCTCGTCTAAATTTCTTGTCGATAGTCATATTTAATGGTCGTATGGCCCTACAAGTAGATAATTTGGTgcttaaataatataatttttggGAAGATCCTATCTCATGAAAGCGGAGATTTCAGAGAGCGCGCGATTTAATTGCCACAGAAAGGTCAAATTTGAGTGATAGTGGTGCGTGTCTGGATAAACACCTGGACTTGGACACATGTAGGCGACTGTTTCTTCACAAGCAGTGTAAATAACTGGTCAAGGTCCACGAAGCATTTTAATAAATGTTAATGGTGCCCATTTGGCAATGTGAAAATCGCACACGCTGCAGTCGTTTATGAATAGAATAAATATGTGCTGCAATAAGTTTAGCTGTGTCCAAAAGGTTTATAATTAATAGGGggatatcatatttttatttatggtATTCATATAAATTAGTAAATAAGTACAATTGAATGGACTGGCCAGCCCACCTGACGAGCATTTGTGCTTCAATTTTGTAAGCCAGTAAAAAATAAATTGTACAGTATACAAATTTTTTATTCtattaaaattaaacaataaagTAAATAATGAAAAATTATTGGTTGAATATTATTATAGGTAATTATAGTTTACTATTTTGCATCAAAGTAGTTAGTTTATTCAATTAATTTAGTGTgcattaaatcataattattaattaatggaaattgaaatatatttataatcaaatgtATATTTAGTAAGAAGGAATGAATAACACAATTTTATAGGATAATGTTTTTAAGAATTTCTTCATCATGTTGGATTAATGTTAATATATTATCAcgtaaaaaatattaaatagatcAAATCAAATGTATAttgataataaatattttatattgttttgatattaaTCAGGTTTTTTAAATTAGTGGTTCATTTATGAATATTTAAGTAAATAATTCTTGTGTTATTATTATAGTATAGAGAGTTACGATATTCATTTTGTATAAATTATATCAATAgatattttattttgtgaaataaaGTCAGTTTTCATATAGAAACAATTGATCGTCAACACATTCATGACAACAATGATTGACTATATATATGATCTTGTATGTTAATTATCTATCTTAAACTTGTGAGTGAGtattttagaaaattatatatGATATCATTTGAAAACTCAATATAAACTTAGGTTTTGCTTTATTATGCCACATTTTATTGCTTGCCATTTTATTTTTTAAGGGACACAATTTTCTCAAAAGCTAGATGCACAGAGCACGAGGATTAGTGTCACTTCaataaaaatataatagagtttctATTCTATTGCAAGCTGATATCCTCCATAGTAATTGTGGGATGCAAAGCTGGTGTGGTAAAGCTACATTTCAATGCTTGGAATTATGTTGTCTCAATTACCTACTTTGGTCAATTATTTTAACATATGACTTAGTTATAATTCGTCATCTAAGATGATTCTATCTACATACTTATAGTTAATATTAGAAAAAGTAGTTGAGAGAGTGTGCTTTAATTTGGTCGAATCAAAAAGAAAATTATCGCAATGAAAAGTTTATGTAGTAACATAAAGTTGATCCTAATGTAGAGTGTAATGACCTAAACCAATTATCATATGTTTAATTCTATTAAGTTGTTTCATTATGTAATTAGTTAACCTGAATTTCACTCAATCTTTATTCAATAGCAATTGTACTTCATTTTACAAGATGAATTTTGAAGAGATTTGTTTATTGGACCTTTATGCAAAAATGAAATTTAGTGTAATTTATAGAATTTAAATTAATAGGCTCATAATTGACTTAAGTCtcaatcttatttttctttttttaatttttttaaaattattgttGACATAgaattttttactttttatttatttttcaaaagacTAATTTCAATGCTATGCTGTCCAATTTCTTGATCTTATGTAAACACTTGAGAGTAATAATGCATTAAATAATTTATAGAGTATTTAAGAAAGAAATTAGAATAGTTTTGttgaataatttgttgatgtttatGTTTTTTTGGAACAAAGAGGTGAACCCCATacctatatataaataataaatataacatTACAAGCCCGAGGAAATGAACATGGTTGAACAAAGGATGCTCAAAACCATAAAGTATATGTACCAATATTGATGATTATCACTTTATTCAATATGTTTttcatttggttttgtttctttatTTCAAAAATAGTTTATGGTTAGCAAATCAAAATACACGAACTTGTGCAAAGTTGTTTATTTACTATAAATTAATTCTCCTAAAGTATTTTCTTTGTATAAAAGTATTTTATCACCATATTTAGTCTTATATTTAAACCACAGACTCTTCACATTTGTTATCAAACAATAGATTTTAAAATTCTTCAAGTTTAAATGAAAATAATTAAGCCACTCATGTCATAATGCTATGTCTAGTAATGTAGTGCCtagttcaaaatataaattccTATTGTtcttaaatagtttatttattctaTATAGGTCATATTTCATTGAAAAGCTAATATTTACATCTTCATTGTATGCAAGAGAATTATAGAGTagatgaaaatatatttttttattggtaTAATTCCTCTAAACAATTTTTCAAAGATTTTGTTGTTATCTTATATACTTTGTATTGTTATATTTGAGATATTTTGTTGGAAATGTTGTTATAATAGAGATGTTAGTTTTGGTTTCATGGGGGCAGATGTGTGCTATGAGATTTGGCAAATGAACATAGATTTGTTGATATTTTTGGGGGGGTCTTTTTTGAGTTTTTATATATttgatgttttcaaaaaaaaaagaaggtataattaatattttttattatattttcaatAAGTTGGATTGATACTTGGATGAAAGTTTTATGAGAaaccaaaatattcaaaattttatcTATATGTTTAAATGATAATGGTTGGGATTGATGGATATGTTGATCTTGGACTAGACTAATGACTAAAAGCTAGTGGATAAGGGCTAGAAAATAGATTAAATAGAAACACCCGATTCCACAATGATGAGTTATAGAtttttgcaaaatgaaatattgaaatggACATTTTTGAACTAAACCTTCACTTTCTTTACTTTCTAATGTTGGGTGCTCCCACTATTCATTAGAGCCTTATCTTTTGTAATGTGGCTATTATGTAAGGGTCTGGCTCCTCTCTCACTTTATCTAATTAGAACAACTATAGTAGCTAAATAGTTACAAAGTTATGGATGATTAAAACTTGTTACCTTTATGATTTTGTCTATACATTCTAAATGAATTTtaataaaatagaattaaagtttttttttttgcttctcCTTTGATAACTCATTTTTAAtaaacaacattttttaaaaatGAGGTGCATGATGTCACACATAACTTTTTTCTACAAAAGATAAAATTATATTTCTTTTGAATTTATATTTTTAACACTTACATCTAATGCTTGCATATGATTTCATAACATTTTGTCAAATATTCTAAACTTATTTTTTgatgtaaaaataataataaattagaaaTAGGTGTATAATGGCTCGCATAACTGGTTTCGTATGTATCAAGTTCAATTTTTGTGTTGGAAAAAGGAAATTAATCCCCTAGTGTGtagttatttttaaattttttttaaagtaatttaGTATTTTTCCACATATGTATAATAGAGAACTTGATGTTCGATGAAAAAACTAtgtttagtaaaaaaaaattaaaaaaatttataataaaactaaaatatattaaaattacacTAGTTGAAGATATTGTTTTGAGGACCATGACCCTTCAAATTAATTTTTCAAGTTTAGCTCATTTTGACATTCAACCCAAGATTTTATGCTTAAAAATATATAGAAAGTTGCATTGAGATGGTGGAAAGTGAAAACTTAGGGTCTTCGTTTCAAGAAACCTTTAAACTTAGGGTCTTTGTTTGAAGAACTATACTATGTGTGAATAACATGACTAACAATCACCTTCAAATGGATTTCTTCAAATCAAAGAATAACAATTTTTTTAACAGATGACCTTCATTCAAAGGCCTAGCCGACTAGTTTCTTTCAATTTGGTAGTGCATATAAATAGGagtttattttttcatattttctaaAAATTGATATAGCAAAATAAATTGGCATTTTTTTTCTACAAGGTAGACTTTGGAAGAGAAaatttttgagagaggaaatgtcaATTTATAGTttacaaagaaggagatgagtaATGGAAGAACAAGACAAATTAAGAGCACGTGAAAGAATTCAACATAAAAGCCACAAAGCTTACATGAATAAAGAATGTAAAAATATTATAGACAAAACCAAGGTATGCacctttttaaaattttatattgttCCAAATAAATAAGTTTTTATTAGAAACAAAATTTTCATTTAATCTAGCTCAATATTTATGCTTAAATATAAATGCATTGATTTCATGCAATAGGATGTCATTTAGGTAAACTCATTCCCCATTTTGGCTATAACTTTCACCCCTCTACCTAAAGAGAACTACCTACCTCCTCCTCTCTCAACTTCTATCTCTCACACCCACTATCTTTACATCAAGATTTACCTCCCTCCCTCCCCCACTCCCTCCCTCACTACATATATTCTCTCCTCTCTAGCGCTCTCTATCCATATCCCTCTCTCAAACCTTCCTTCTCTCTATCTCTTACCAAACCTTCTCTACCACTATATTTTTCCTAAGTTCAGTCTCTAATTAGATATTTACCTCTCTATCTATTATACTATGTAGTTCTCCCTATATCTGGAACTCCACATTCCTATCTCTCTTAATATATATCTCCCCCTCTATATAAATCTCCATCTATCTGTAGAATGTCTAATTCTCACTACCAACATCCCTCCATTCCCCTCTAGaatcaatcaatccttaaggtcccttggaacatccaaattaacacacttagtgactagaaatttacaaatggagatgtggaaaacttccccattggttcttgaaaatttgatcttaTTTTCCCCATGTGAgtacaaatgagttaattcccacttTTGTGTTCACTAAAGTTCCTTAGCATCCTaaatgactagctacatggattattctaacttcaaaagcatttcagatagagcctcactgccaacaagctttcagagctccgacgaggttatagactgtaatctctcaaatattgttcCATTGCTAGCAAGTGTTCATAGACCTGATGAAGTtgctcacatgttcccatagtcaagcttttttccACACTTGTATATGTGATATTccaattatatatcatttctcttttgtatTGAGATTAATATTTGGGATAgcacttttcttttttctttttcttgccttgacttgtaagtaatgaaacctaattGGGTATGGCAAATACGatggcgttgaagtagaattttagactTTTCACTAGTCGTTTGATCAAGTAGGTGTCTAGAATGagttagagattttgttaataagtttgagaaatagaaattgatagattttgggttaacaagtctcaaatagtgaaatc encodes:
- the LOC131070594 gene encoding endochitinase 4-like — protein: MATCSRILLLLMATLIFLGEMKIGYCGTTAKPMPSPSAPSPCGSIESIITQDFFNRIKSGISASCVGKNFYTYGGFISAAKASDFADFGTTGSLDVRKRELAAFFANVAHETIDLCYVEEIEKDTYCEPSTEYPCSSGKQYYGRGPLQLSWNYNYGAAGKYFGLPLLTRPDLVAQKLDVAFKTSLWFWMSGSNCHDAMTSTGDGKGFGGTIMAINGGECNGGRPSAVQNRVRHYEEFCKMLNVSTGPNVSC